In one Alosa alosa isolate M-15738 ecotype Scorff River chromosome 14, AALO_Geno_1.1, whole genome shotgun sequence genomic region, the following are encoded:
- the mafa gene encoding transcription factor Maf codes for MASELAMSNSDLPTSPLAMEYVNDFDLMKFEVKKEPVEPDRSINQCSRMIAGGSLSSTPMSTPCSSVPPSPSFSAPSPGSGSEQKAHLEDFYWMTSYQQQLNPEALGFSPEDAVEALINSSHQLQTFDGYTRGQQFAGAAGGGGTMAGEEMGSAAAVVSAVIAAAAAQNGGPHHHHHHHHNAGHHQAPGVSNNSGGNHQHMHLDDRFSDEQLVTMSVRELNRQLRGVSKEEVIRLKQKRRTLKNRGYAQSCRYKRVQQRHVLEGEKTQLIQQVEHLKQEISRLVRERDAYKEKYEKLISNGFRENGSSSDNNPSSPEFFMSSRKFLHL; via the coding sequence ATGGCATCAGAACTGGCAATGAGCAACTCCGACCTGCCCACCAGTCCCCTGGCCATGGAATATGTTAATGACTTCGATCTGATGAAGTTTGAAGTGAAAAAGGAGCCGGTGGAGCCCGATCGCAGCATCAACCAGTGTAGCCGCATGATCGCCGGGGGATCCTTGTCTTCCACCCCGATGAGCACGCCTTGCAGCTCGGTTCCCCCTTCTCCAAGCTTCTCGGCGCCCAGTCCGGGCTCGGGGAGCGAGCAGAAGGCACACTTGGAGGATTTCTACTGGATGACCAGTTATCAGCAGCAGTTGAACCCGGAGGCTCTGGGCTTCAGCCCCGAAGACGCAGTAGAGGCGCTGATTAACAGCAGTCACCAGCTTCAGACATTCGATGGCTATACTAGAGGGCAGCAGTTTGCCGGTGCAGCCGGGGGAGGAGGCACCATGGCCGGGGAAGAGATGGGATCAGCCGCCGCGGTGGTCTCCGCAGTTATCGCTGCTGCAGCCGCACAGAACGGAggtccacaccaccaccaccaccaccatcacaatGCGGGGCACCATCAAGCGCCGGGAGTCTCGAACAACTCCGGAGGAAACCACCAGCACATGCATTTGGATGACCGGTTTTCGGATGAGCAGCTGGTGACCATGTCGGTGCGAGAGCTCAACCGGCAGCTACGGGGGGTCAGCAAGGAAGAAGTAATCCGGCTCAAACAAAAGAGGAGAACCCTCAAAAATAGAGGCTATGCCCAGTCCTGTCGCTACAAACGTGTCCAGCAGCGGCACGTcctggagggagagaagaccCAGCTCATTCAGCAAGTTGAACACCTCAAACAAGAGATCTCCAGGCTGGTCCGGGAGAGGGATGCCTACAAGGAAAAATACGAGAAGCTCATCAGCAATGGCTTCAGAGAAAACGGATCCAGCAGTGACAACAATCCTTCCTCCCCGGAGTTTTTCAT